The DNA region GATTCCTTGTGCTGCAGGATCGGATCGACGGCCACCACTTCGGCGTGCGTCCAGTGGTACAGGTCGTGCATGCCCAGCACGATGGGTATGAAGAGGACGAGCAGCACGGGCAGCGTACTCATGGCCGCTTCGAGCAGGCGCTGGATGACGAAGCCCCAGCGGCCGCCGATGAGGTGGTGCAGCATGGTGAAGGCCATGCACACCAGGGTGATGCCCGCGCAGATCATGTAGCCCACCAGGTAGGCCTGGTAGAACCCGGACATCTCGCCCATAGCGAAGGCGTAGAGCAGTCCGCCCAGCACCAGGATGACGCCGACGGTCAACGCCCGGGACTGAACGCTGCTGAGCTGCGAGAAAAGATTGTTGGAAATCGTTGTCATTCTTCCACTTCGACGATTTGTTGAATACGTTGCTGATCCGATTCCGGCAGTTCGGCCAAATTGGCGCCCTGGCTCATCTGCAGCGCCTTGATATAGGCGGCGATGGCCCACCGGTCGGCCGGGTCGATGCGCTCCTCGTAACTGTACATGTTGCCGAAACCGTTGGTCACCACGTCAAAGTAGTGCCCCACCTCGACATCGAGAAGCCGCTGGCTGTGGAAGGACTCCGGCTGCTTCATGCCCCGCTGCACGATCATGCCGAGTCCGTCGCCCGTCTTGCTGTGGCACGGCGCGCAGTAGATGTCGTACCGCTCCTGCCCCCGCTTCAGCATCCCGATGGTCACCGTGTTCGGAAAAGTCGTCGCCAGCGCGCCGTCGATCTTGCCCGTGTAGAAATGCTCGTCCAGCCGCAGGTGGCCCCGGGGTATGGTCCCCTCCACCGCGGGACGCACCGACCGCCGGTCGCCGAAGAAATCGCTTTCCTCGAAGGGCTCGGCGCGCGGCTGGTCGTGCATGTCCTGCCGGCAGGCCGACGCGGCGGCCAGGCACAGGACGCACAGGAAACCGGCGTATATGAGGGCCATGGGGCTACGCTTCAACTTCATTCACCTCGTGCGGGTTCAACTCTTCGAGAAACTGCCGGGTCGCATCCTTTTCGAAGTACGGGTCTTCCGCCTCGATGCACAGGAAGAACCGGTCCTGCGTGGCGTACCGGAACCGCTCGATATCGAAAAGCGGATGGTTTGGCCGGGGCAGCTTGTTCATGACCATCATGCCGATCAGCGCGGCGAAGGAAGCGAACAGGACCGTGCACTCGAACATGACCGGGATGAAGGCCGGCCAGCTGTTCAGGGGCCGGCCGCCCACGTTGATCGGATAATGGATCACGGAGGCGAACCACTGCATGAAGAAACCCACGGCGCATCCGGTCAGCCCGCCGATCAGGATCACCAGCGCCACCTTGTTCTTGTGGAGGTGCTGGATGTCCAGCAACTCGTCGAGGGGGTAGGGCGTGTAGGTCTCGATATGATGGTACCCGGCGTCCACGGTCTTCTGCGTGGCTTCCACGATGGCTTCCTCGTTTTCAAACTCGGCCACGAGGCCGCGCAGTTCGGGCTGGGCGGGTCCGTGATTCATCTCATGCGTCCTTCTTGTTCCGGTGCTTCGGTATGATCATCTTCATCTCGGACATGGGGATCATGGGCAGGAACCGGATGAACAGGCACATCATGAAAAGGAAGAAACCGATGGTGCCGATGTACAGGCTCCAGTCCCAGATCGTGCCCGCGTAGTAGTCCCACGACGAAGGCATGTAGTCGTTGGCCAGGCTGGTCACGACGATGACGAATCTTTCCAGCCACATGCCGACGCCGACGATCAGGGAGACGATGAACAGCACGAGGGGGCTTCGGCGGGCGCGCTTCCACCAGAGAATCTGGATGCTGACGGCGTTGCAGAAGATCAGCGCCCAGTAAACCGGCGCGTACTGGCCGGTCATGCGGTTCCACATCATGAACCCTTCGTACGGGCTCGCGCTGTACCACGATATGAAGGCCTCCATGGCATATCCGTATACGACGATGAAGCCCGTCGCCAGGGTCACCTTGCCCATGTTCTCCAGGTGGCGCGTCGTGATCAGTCCCTGCAGGCCGAACCAGTGCCGCACGGGGATGGTCAGCGTCAGCACCATGGCGAATCCGGCGTAGATGGCGCCGGCCACGAAGTAGGGCGGGAACACGGTGGTGTGCCAGCCCGGGATCAGCGAGACGGCGAAGTCGAGCGAAACGATGGAGTGCACGGACAGGACCAGGGGCGTGGACAGGCCGGCCAGGATCAGGTAGGCCTTCTCGTAACGGGCCCAGTGGGAGGACGCGCCGCGCCAGCCCATGGCAAATATGCCGTAGATCCGCGCGACTACAGGATGCTTCGCCCGGTCCCGCAGGGTGCCGAGATCCGGGATCATCCCCATGTACCAGAAGATCAGGGAAACGGTGAAGTAGGTGGATACGGCGAAGACGTCCCAGACCAGCGGCGAGCGCCACTGCGGCCACAGGGACATGGTGTTGGGCAGCGGAAGCAGCCAGTAGGCCAGCCAGGGACGGCCCACGTGGAGCAGCGGAAACATGCCGGCGCACATCACGGCGAAGATCGTCATGGCTTCCGCGAACCGGTTGATCGAGTTGCGCCAGTCCTGCCGCATCAGGTGCAGGATGGCGGAGATGAGCGTCCCGGCGTGTCCGATCCCGATCCACCAGACGAAGTTGATGATGGCGAATCCCCAGCCGACCGGCACGTTCAGCCCCCAGATGCCGGTTCCGATCAGCACCAGCCAGGTGATGGAGATGCCCAGCATGCCGACGATGGGCAGCAGGACCGCCACGGCCAGGTACCAGCCCCAGGGCGAACCCGATCTAAGGACGATATTGGATATCTTCTGGGTGACGGTGGTGTTGTTGTACTCGGGAGCTACGAAACCGTCGCCCGTGTACTTATCGACCTTTTCTATGTCGACTGCCTGTTCCTGTTGCGACAAGGAGCTATTCCTCTCACGCCTCCAGGACCGGGTTCGGATTGCGTATCCGACCCAGGTACGTCGTGCGCGGCTTGGTGAGCAGGTCCGTCAGCATCCCGTAGTTCAACGGGCTGGCTTTCAATCTGGAAACCTTGCTATCCTCGTCCTTCGTGTTCCCGAAGGTGATCGCCTGGGACGGGCAGGCCTGCTGGCAGGCCGTCAGGATCTCGCCGTCGGCGATGTCGCGGTCTTCCTTCTTCGCCTCGATCCGGGCGACGTTGATGCGCTGGACGCAATAGGTGCACTTCTCCATGACCCCGCGGCTGCGCACCGTCACGTCCGGGTTCCGTCCCAGCTGCAGGCTCGGCGTTTCGAAGTCGGCGTACAGGTAGAAATTGAACCGCCGGACCTTGTAGGGACAGTTGTTGGAACAGTAGCGCGTGCCGACGCAGCGGTTGTATACCATGTCGTTCAGCCCTTCCTTGCTGTGCACGGTCGCGCCCACGGGGCAGACCAGTTCGCAGGGCGCGTTCTCGCACTGCATGCACGGCACGGGCTGGTGGAAGGTCTCCGGCGCGTCGAGGTCGCCCCGGTAGTAGCGGTCGATCCGGATCCAGTGCATCTCCCGGGCGTTGGCCACTTCTTCCTTGCCCACGACGGAGATGTTGTTCTCCGACTGGCAGGCGATGGTGCACGTATTGCAGCCGTTGCACTTGTTCAGGTCGATGACCATGCCCCAGGCGTTGGACCCGTCGTACGCGTGGTCGTCGGGATAGAGATTGCGTTCCGGATCGGGTTCCTCCCACATCTCCTGGATCACGTGGGGGTCGTCCTTGAAGGTCTCGATATCGCTCACGCGGATCAGGTTCCGGTCGCGGGACATGCTGCCCATGCCCTCGAGCTCCATGGCGTGGTGGTCTTGCGTGCTGTAGATGTCGAAGATGTCTCCCGTGGGGTTCACCTCCAGCCCGCCGCCGAAATCAGGACTCGTGGACGGTCGTATGGCATAGGCGTCAAACCCTGCGCCCGTGCCCAGCTGGCCCGCGCGGCGCCGGCCGTAGCCGAGATGCACCGTCACGGCGGCGTCCGGGTGGCCGGGCAGGATCCACACGGGGGCGTTCACCTTGCGGTCCCGGTAAGCCAGTTCGACCAGGTCGGTGTTTTCCACGCCCAGTCGTTTCGCCATGGAAGGACCCATCAGCGCGGCGTTGTCCCAGGTGAGCTTGGTCAGCGGCTTGGGCAGTTCCTGCAACCAGCCGTTGTTGGCGTAGTACCCGTCCCATACGGTCGGGTCCGCCCGGAATATGATCTCCGTGCCGGCTTCGGGACCGGTATCTTCGCCGATTGCCGCGGCGATGTCGCCGACCGACACGGCCTTCGGCGCCGGCGCGGAATCGCCGATAAACCCATCGTGCACCGCAGTCTGCCAGAAGGTATCGAAGGGCCGGGTTCCATTGTACGCCCGCGCCTGCCAGTGCTCGCGGACGATGTCGTACCCTTTTTTCATGGCGTTGCCCGTCAGCGCCGCCACGATTTCGTGCGCGCTCCTGCCCCGGTACAGCGGGGCGATGAGCGGCTGGACGACGGTGATCGTGCCATCGTAGGACCGCGCGTCGCTCCAGGCTTCCAGGTCATGGGCCATCGGGAGATGCCAGTGACTCAGTTCGGCCGTCTCGTCGTGATACAGGCCGGCGTGTACGCGCATGGCCACGCTTTCCATGGCCGCGGCGAACTCGAGGTCCGCCGGCGCGTCGTAGACGGGATTGCCTCCGATCACGACCAGCAGGTCGACCTCGCCGTTCCGCATGTCGTTGACCAGTGAAGTGATCGATTCGGTCTGGTTGACCGGCGATGCTTCGATGGACTCGGTGTAGGTGACGGTATTGCCCGTATTACCCAGCGCGTCGTTCATGGCGTGGACGAGGGCATGCACAGCGGGCGACTGGTGATCGCCCGTGACCACGAGACAGGCGCCGGCATGGGCGCGGAG from Gemmatimonadota bacterium includes:
- a CDS encoding cytochrome c — its product is MKLKRSPMALIYAGFLCVLCLAAASACRQDMHDQPRAEPFEESDFFGDRRSVRPAVEGTIPRGHLRLDEHFYTGKIDGALATTFPNTVTIGMLKRGQERYDIYCAPCHSKTGDGLGMIVQRGMKQPESFHSQRLLDVEVGHYFDVVTNGFGNMYSYEERIDPADRWAIAAYIKALQMSQGANLAELPESDQQRIQQIVEVEE
- a CDS encoding DUF3341 domain-containing protein, translated to MNHGPAQPELRGLVAEFENEEAIVEATQKTVDAGYHHIETYTPYPLDELLDIQHLHKNKVALVILIGGLTGCAVGFFMQWFASVIHYPINVGGRPLNSWPAFIPVMFECTVLFASFAALIGMMVMNKLPRPNHPLFDIERFRYATQDRFFLCIEAEDPYFEKDATRQFLEELNPHEVNEVEA
- the nrfD gene encoding polysulfide reductase NrfD, encoding MSQQEQAVDIEKVDKYTGDGFVAPEYNNTTVTQKISNIVLRSGSPWGWYLAVAVLLPIVGMLGISITWLVLIGTGIWGLNVPVGWGFAIINFVWWIGIGHAGTLISAILHLMRQDWRNSINRFAEAMTIFAVMCAGMFPLLHVGRPWLAYWLLPLPNTMSLWPQWRSPLVWDVFAVSTYFTVSLIFWYMGMIPDLGTLRDRAKHPVVARIYGIFAMGWRGASSHWARYEKAYLILAGLSTPLVLSVHSIVSLDFAVSLIPGWHTTVFPPYFVAGAIYAGFAMVLTLTIPVRHWFGLQGLITTRHLENMGKVTLATGFIVVYGYAMEAFISWYSASPYEGFMMWNRMTGQYAPVYWALIFCNAVSIQILWWKRARRSPLVLFIVSLIVGVGMWLERFVIVVTSLANDYMPSSWDYYAGTIWDWSLYIGTIGFFLFMMCLFIRFLPMIPMSEMKMIIPKHRNKKDA
- a CDS encoding TAT-variant-translocated molybdopterin oxidoreductase, yielding MNHTLERKITEAGESNAGKNGAPEYWRSMDQLADTDEFQAFMQKEFPQHVEEVKANPVSRRKFLKLMGASIALAGATACTRQPSEKIIPYVLPPEEIVPGKPLYYASAYVHDGVANGILVESHMGRPTKVEGNPEHPASLGSTDIFAQASVLTMYDPDRSQSVIRRGRITTYDAYLNELNEALSNQVEKQGGGVRVLTGTVTSPSLHGQLEALLARYPGARWHQYDPISLDNAREGSRLAFGEVLSRRCHIEKADVILSLDGDFLSDGPGAVRYSRDFASRRDGNDPDNMNRLYVIESTPSLTGAQADHLLNRRAGEIEGIARMIAAGLGASVSATAGAEADTDTQRWISAVVDDLRAHAGACLVVTGDHQSPAVHALVHAMNDALGNTGNTVTYTESIEASPVNQTESITSLVNDMRNGEVDLLVVIGGNPVYDAPADLEFAAAMESVAMRVHAGLYHDETAELSHWHLPMAHDLEAWSDARSYDGTITVVQPLIAPLYRGRSAHEIVAALTGNAMKKGYDIVREHWQARAYNGTRPFDTFWQTAVHDGFIGDSAPAPKAVSVGDIAAAIGEDTGPEAGTEIIFRADPTVWDGYYANNGWLQELPKPLTKLTWDNAALMGPSMAKRLGVENTDLVELAYRDRKVNAPVWILPGHPDAAVTVHLGYGRRRAGQLGTGAGFDAYAIRPSTSPDFGGGLEVNPTGDIFDIYSTQDHHAMELEGMGSMSRDRNLIRVSDIETFKDDPHVIQEMWEEPDPERNLYPDDHAYDGSNAWGMVIDLNKCNGCNTCTIACQSENNISVVGKEEVANAREMHWIRIDRYYRGDLDAPETFHQPVPCMQCENAPCELVCPVGATVHSKEGLNDMVYNRCVGTRYCSNNCPYKVRRFNFYLYADFETPSLQLGRNPDVTVRSRGVMEKCTYCVQRINVARIEAKKEDRDIADGEILTACQQACPSQAITFGNTKDEDSKVSRLKASPLNYGMLTDLLTKPRTTYLGRIRNPNPVLEA